Proteins encoded within one genomic window of Candidatus Woesearchaeota archaeon:
- a CDS encoding TATA-box-binding protein — protein MAKKDIEVVNIVVSTSLKHDIPLEKMAATLSNTEYNPEQFPGLVIRIKEPKTSALIFSSGKVVCTGARSMQKVHESIKKIIKSLEKINVKITIEPEVTIQNIVASGSVGMDLNLNTLAMKLENTEYEPEQFPGLVYKLPKAKATFLLFSNGKVVCTGTKSEEEVHAALDMLIENLKKVK, from the coding sequence ATGGCTAAAAAGGACATTGAAGTCGTAAACATTGTTGTTTCAACATCATTAAAGCATGATATACCCTTGGAAAAGATGGCTGCGACTCTTTCTAACACAGAATACAATCCAGAACAGTTTCCTGGCCTTGTTATTCGTATAAAAGAGCCTAAAACCTCTGCTTTGATCTTTAGCTCAGGTAAAGTAGTCTGTACTGGAGCAAGGAGCATGCAAAAGGTTCATGAATCAATTAAAAAGATCATTAAGAGCTTGGAAAAGATCAATGTAAAGATCACGATTGAGCCTGAGGTTACTATTCAAAATATCGTTGCCTCTGGCTCTGTCGGCATGGATTTGAACCTAAATACCCTTGCCATGAAACTTGAAAATACTGAATATGAACCAGAGCAATTTCCTGGCCTGGTCTATAAACTTCCTAAGGCAAAGGCAACCTTCTTGCTCTTCAGTAATGGTAAAGTCGTCTGTACTGGGACGAAATCAGAGGAAGAGGTTCATGCAGCATTGGATATGCTCATTGAGAACCTTAAGAAGGTTAAATAA